A genomic region of Micropterus dolomieu isolate WLL.071019.BEF.003 ecotype Adirondacks linkage group LG11, ASM2129224v1, whole genome shotgun sequence contains the following coding sequences:
- the zgc:112416 gene encoding uncharacterized protein C21orf58 — MDTRADSAQSARSYDGQLDQLHLALRRKRALQQILREQHMLEYLNRPHTWGGSPRQYKSHFFTAPQPPPPLPLHQAAPVLHFLTPPPPARPQPPRIIQQTLPEQPATIIQQQPLFTQIPKPYPAPRSGSIKEDMVELMLMQNAQMHQIIMHNMMLKAMPPIALSPPGGPSHCAPCAKYLGQDSFQGNPIFVRPDVKPRGNAVHHHHHYGPTSVAPQLPPISNPTWLPGVSSVPAGQAARHLPSIHHATAPFTLPPLNGHRFHSESPLLT; from the exons ATGGACACAAGAGCAGATTCTGCCCAGTCTGCAA GGAGTTATGATGGACAGCTGGATCAACTTCACCTTGCACTGAGGCGCAAGCGGGCCCTCCAGCAAATACTCCGG GAGCAGCACATGTTAGAATACCTCAACAGACCCCACACCTGGGGAGGGTCACCAAGACAGTACAAGTCACATTTCTTCACTGCCCCTCAGCCGCCTCCACCACTCCCACTTCACCAGGCGGCCCCTGTTCTGCACTTCCTGACCCCTCCACCGCCTGCCCGACCCCAGCCTCCTCGCATCATCCAGCAGACT ctACCCGAGCAGCCTGCCACCATCATACAACAGCAGCCTCTGTTTACTCAAATCCCTAAGCCCTACCCTGCACCACGCTCAGGCAGCATCAAAGAGG ACATGGTGGAATTGATGCTGATGCAAAATGCCCAGATGCATCAGATCATAATGCACAATATGATGCTGAAAGCCATGCCTCCTATAGCCCTGTCACCACCTGGAGGTCCCAGTCACTGTGCCCCTTGTGCTAAATATCTCGGgcag GACAGTTTCCAGGGAAACCCTATTTTTGTACGCCCAGATGTCAAACCAAGAGGAAATGCtgtccatcatcatcatcactatggTCCTACTTCTGTGGCACCACAGCTGCCCCCCATCAGCAACCCTACATGGCTACCAGGGGTGTCATCTGTCCCAGCAGGACAAGCAGCGAGACATCTACCCTCCATACACCACGCAACAGCCCCTTTTACTCTCCCACCACTCAATG GACACAGATTTCACTCTGAGTCTCCCCTGTTGACTTAA